One Oryza glaberrima chromosome 10, OglaRS2, whole genome shotgun sequence DNA segment encodes these proteins:
- the LOC127753393 gene encoding 21 kDa protein-like: MPSSRAGPRHVVLVMLFFAAAVAARGADAASPVTTRPCGAAAAASFLCSRCATTVYPAVCYDSLLPYAGAFQDSRVRLARAAADVAAARLRDFSASLDELVHGSGDVGAVTTPPRVAAAVRDCMGTVSSAAGLARRSSAALGRLDAGAAAGGGGSRLARWEVSNAKTWLSAAMANLATCADGFADADSWSAAGIEEVVAGEAANVSKYTSNALALVNGIPL; this comes from the coding sequence ATGCCGTCGTCTCGCGCTGGACCTCGCCACGTCGTACTCGTCATgctcttcttcgccgccgccgttgccgcacGAGGAGCCGACGCGGCTTCGCCGGTGACGACGAGGCcgtgcggtgcggcggcggcggcgtcgttccTCTGCTCGCGCTGCGCCACCACGGTGTACCCGGCCGTCTGCTACGACTCCCTCCTCCCGTACGCCGGCGCGTTCCAGGACAGCCGCGTCAggctcgcgcgcgcggcggcggacgtcgCCGCGGCGAGGCTACGGGACTTCTCGGCCAGCCTCGACGAACTCGTCCACGGATCCGGGGACGTCGGGGCGgtgacgacgccgccgcgggtggcggcggctgtgCGGGACTGCATGGGCACGGTATCGTCCGCCGCCGGGCTGGCCAGGCGGTCGTCCGCCGCGCTCGGCCGCCtggacgccggcgccgcggcggggggaggagggagcagGCTGGCCAGGTGGGAGGTGTCCAACGCGAAGACgtggctgagcgccgccatggcgaACTTGGCGACCTGCGCCGACGGGTTTGCCGACGCGGATtcgtggtcggcggcggggatcgaggaggtggtggccggcgaggcggcgaacGTGAGCAAGTACACCAGCAACGCCCTCGCCCTCGTCAACGGTATACCGTTGTAA